In Liquorilactobacillus nagelii DSM 13675, the following proteins share a genomic window:
- a CDS encoding peptide ABC transporter substrate-binding protein — protein MKFNRLAKLGLVAAFSAIALAACGSKSTSSSMASKQVLNWNETSELPTMDLSTATDVVSFDMLNNSMEGIYRLGKDSKIEPGLATKTKVSDNGQKYVFTLRKDKWSNGDAVTAKDFVYSWRRTVNPKTASQYAYLFSGIKNADAIMNGKKDVSTLGIKADGNYKLTVTLEKKIPYFKLLMGFPVFFPQNQSAVEKYGSKYGTASKYMVYNGPFTLTNWTGSNLSWTLKKNKDYWDKKDVKLSAINYKVNKSNTTAYNLYQSGKLDETNLGAEQAKQLSNSKDFVVRKNASTFYLQYNQTKKEFQNKKIRQALSMIIDRKQFVNKVLGNGSTVAKGYVSSGLAKHNGKDFADTAYVKSAVTYNKAEAKKLWAEGLKELGVKDLSFTILSDDTDAGNNTTQFLQSQIEENLKGAKVSVENVPFKTRLSRSTNGNFDVVVSGWGADFADPISFLDLFTSDNSQNNGKWKNAEYDKLIEASKTTDAGNTTKRWNDLVKAEKILMNDQGIAPIYQQSLATLVKPKVKGVVYNSAGVNYNFKNAYISK, from the coding sequence ATGAAATTTAATCGATTAGCTAAACTCGGGTTAGTTGCAGCTTTTTCTGCAATTGCCCTGGCAGCTTGTGGCTCTAAAAGCACAAGCAGCAGCATGGCATCTAAGCAGGTTCTTAACTGGAATGAAACATCTGAGTTGCCAACAATGGATCTTTCAACAGCCACCGATGTAGTCAGTTTCGATATGCTGAATAACTCGATGGAAGGTATTTATCGTTTAGGCAAAGACAGTAAGATTGAACCGGGATTAGCCACTAAGACAAAAGTTTCTGATAACGGTCAAAAGTACGTCTTCACCTTGCGTAAGGACAAATGGAGCAATGGAGATGCTGTAACTGCTAAAGATTTTGTGTACTCTTGGCGGCGAACAGTTAATCCTAAGACAGCTTCTCAATATGCTTACTTATTCAGCGGTATTAAGAATGCCGATGCAATTATGAATGGTAAGAAAGACGTTTCAACCTTGGGAATCAAAGCTGATGGCAATTATAAATTGACTGTTACTTTGGAAAAGAAGATTCCATACTTTAAATTACTGATGGGCTTCCCAGTATTTTTCCCGCAGAACCAGAGTGCAGTTGAAAAATACGGCAGCAAATATGGAACAGCTTCGAAATACATGGTTTATAATGGACCATTTACTTTAACTAATTGGACTGGCTCTAATCTAAGTTGGACTTTGAAGAAAAATAAGGACTACTGGGATAAGAAAGATGTTAAGTTGTCCGCTATTAACTACAAAGTTAATAAGAGTAATACAACAGCTTACAACTTATATCAGTCAGGCAAGCTTGACGAAACCAACCTCGGAGCCGAACAAGCTAAGCAGTTATCGAACTCGAAAGATTTCGTAGTTAGAAAGAACGCTTCAACTTTCTACCTGCAGTATAATCAGACTAAAAAAGAGTTCCAAAACAAAAAGATTCGTCAGGCACTCTCAATGATCATTGACCGTAAGCAATTTGTTAATAAAGTCTTAGGCAATGGTTCGACAGTTGCTAAGGGTTATGTTTCATCTGGTTTAGCAAAACATAATGGCAAAGATTTTGCAGATACAGCCTATGTTAAGTCCGCTGTCACCTATAATAAGGCAGAAGCTAAGAAGCTTTGGGCAGAGGGCTTGAAAGAATTAGGAGTTAAGGACTTGAGCTTTACCATCTTGAGTGATGATACTGATGCTGGTAACAATACGACTCAATTCTTGCAAAGTCAGATTGAAGAGAACTTGAAAGGTGCTAAAGTTTCAGTTGAAAACGTACCATTCAAGACTCGCTTATCACGTTCAACCAATGGCAACTTCGATGTAGTTGTTTCTGGTTGGGGGGCAGACTTTGCTGATCCAATCAGTTTCTTAGATCTCTTTACTTCTGATAACTCTCAAAATAACGGTAAATGGAAGAATGCTGAATATGACAAATTGATTGAGGCCTCAAAGACGACTGATGCTGGCAATACAACCAAGCGTTGGAATGACTTAGTTAAGGCAGAAAAAATCTTGATGAATGATCAAGGGATCGCTCCAATTTATCAACAGTCATTAGCAACTTTAGTTAAACCAAAAGTTAAGGGTGTTGTTTACAACTCAGCTGGTGTAAATTACAACTTTAAGAATGCTTATATCTCAAAATAA
- a CDS encoding peptide ABC transporter substrate-binding protein, giving the protein MNLKKGLALFVTIAASTAALTACGSKSSQPASSQVLRWSEPTELQTLDLSKVVDTVSSDTISNSTEGLYRLGKHSKIEPGLATKTRVSNHGLTYTFTLRKDSKWSNGDPVTAQDFVYSWRRTVNPKTASEYSYLFEGIKNADAVANGKKPVTALGVTAVNKHKLVVNLDKNVPYFKLLMGFTVFFPQDQKAVEKYGSKYGTAAKYMVYNGPYKVVGWNGSNLNWRLVKNKDYWDAKAVKLQKITFQVAKSTTTSYNLYQNKKLDETYLDAEQAKQLSNNKDYVSLKQSRTNYLEFNQTKKEFQNKKIRQALSYAVNRKQLVNKVLGNGSLSSKGIVSQDLASYQGKDFATAAATTAGVTYNKAKAQKLWREGLQELGVKKLDFTLMGDDDDMSKAVTDYLQSQFETNLPGAKVSVESLPKKTRITRAAAGQFDVVLSGWAADFSDPISFLDLFTKGNAYNDGKWDNAKYDQLINASKTTDVNNQGKRWQDLVAASKMLSEDQGVAPLYQLSQAQLLRSDVKGVVYNTAGIAFNFKTAYIAK; this is encoded by the coding sequence ATGAATCTCAAAAAGGGATTAGCATTATTCGTTACAATTGCTGCTAGTACGGCAGCACTAACAGCTTGTGGTTCGAAAAGTAGTCAACCAGCTTCATCACAAGTACTTCGGTGGTCTGAACCAACAGAATTACAGACCTTGGATTTATCCAAGGTGGTTGATACGGTTAGTTCAGATACTATTAGTAATAGTACCGAAGGACTCTATCGTTTAGGAAAACACAGTAAGATTGAACCTGGTTTGGCAACCAAAACACGCGTCAGTAATCATGGGCTAACTTATACCTTTACTTTGCGTAAAGATAGCAAATGGTCAAATGGTGATCCAGTAACTGCCCAAGATTTTGTATATTCTTGGCGGCGGACGGTTAACCCTAAAACAGCTTCAGAATATTCATATCTTTTCGAAGGAATTAAAAATGCGGATGCCGTTGCAAACGGTAAAAAACCAGTAACAGCTCTAGGTGTCACTGCGGTCAATAAACATAAATTAGTTGTTAATTTGGATAAGAATGTGCCGTATTTTAAATTATTAATGGGCTTTACTGTTTTCTTCCCACAGGATCAAAAAGCGGTTGAAAAATATGGTTCCAAGTATGGGACGGCTGCCAAATATATGGTTTACAATGGCCCATACAAGGTAGTTGGTTGGAATGGATCAAATTTAAATTGGCGTTTAGTTAAAAATAAAGATTATTGGGATGCAAAAGCAGTTAAATTACAAAAGATTACCTTCCAGGTAGCTAAAAGTACCACAACTTCATACAATCTTTATCAGAATAAAAAGTTAGATGAAACCTATCTAGATGCTGAACAGGCAAAACAGCTTTCTAACAATAAAGACTATGTTTCTTTAAAACAATCACGAACTAACTACTTGGAATTTAATCAGACCAAAAAAGAGTTTCAGAACAAGAAAATTCGCCAAGCTTTATCATACGCAGTTAATCGTAAACAGCTAGTTAATAAGGTTTTAGGTAATGGATCGCTATCTTCTAAAGGAATTGTTTCGCAAGATTTAGCAAGTTATCAAGGAAAAGATTTTGCCACTGCTGCGGCAACCACTGCTGGTGTAACTTATAATAAAGCGAAAGCTCAGAAGTTATGGCGCGAAGGTTTACAGGAACTCGGTGTGAAGAAGTTAGACTTTACTTTAATGGGCGACGATGATGACATGAGCAAAGCAGTCACCGATTATTTGCAAAGCCAATTTGAAACTAATCTGCCAGGTGCCAAAGTATCGGTTGAAAGCTTACCAAAGAAAACGCGGATTACTCGTGCAGCAGCAGGCCAGTTCGATGTTGTACTTTCTGGTTGGGCAGCGGACTTCTCTGACCCGATTAGCTTCTTGGATTTATTTACCAAGGGCAATGCTTATAATGATGGTAAATGGGACAATGCAAAATATGATCAGTTGATTAATGCTTCAAAAACAACAGATGTTAATAACCAAGGCAAACGCTGGCAAGACTTAGTCGCAGCCTCTAAAATGTTGAGTGAAGATCAAGGAGTTGCACCATTGTATCAATTGTCACAGGCTCAACTATTACGCAGTGACGTTAAGGGAGTTGTCTATAATACAGCGGGAATTGCTTTTAATTTCAAAACAGCGTACATCGCTAAATAA
- the hflX gene encoding GTPase HflX, producing MTEIIIAGLDQHSTDFDYSMAEFASLAEAAEMHVLTTLTQAADHPTSGTYFGRGKADELATAVTANQAEALLVNDQLSPTQLRNLEEIVKVPVIDRTELILEIFSRRARTKRAKLQVEIARLKYQLPRLRVSGFNKLDQQSSGGQGANRGAGETQHELTKRTLQQRINQLRHQLQEIAKENTTQSRARQRSGLPLVAFVGYTNAGKSTTFNGLLDLFGEKTANRNLVKDQLFATLDTSIRRLDFKDNKSFLISDTVGFINDLPADLLEAFKTTLETVNEADLLIQVVDLSHSEYKKMMAATEKTLQQIGAGNIPMLYAYNKADKLHLTYPLSEGGQLTYSAIDQNSLIKLVALIKNQLFGNYQQHDYLIPFQASRFLEEFNQQANILETSYTAAGTLLKAEVSPKLAQKFVQFQQ from the coding sequence ATGACAGAAATCATTATTGCTGGATTAGATCAGCACTCAACTGATTTTGACTATTCAATGGCTGAGTTCGCCAGCTTAGCTGAAGCCGCTGAAATGCATGTTTTAACGACATTAACTCAAGCCGCCGATCATCCGACTAGTGGAACCTATTTTGGCCGTGGTAAAGCGGATGAATTAGCAACCGCTGTCACTGCCAATCAAGCAGAAGCATTGTTAGTTAACGATCAACTTTCTCCAACTCAATTACGTAACTTAGAAGAAATCGTTAAAGTACCAGTTATTGATCGAACTGAATTGATTTTGGAAATTTTTTCAAGACGTGCACGCACCAAAAGAGCCAAACTCCAAGTTGAAATTGCTCGTCTGAAATATCAATTACCACGGCTACGCGTTTCTGGCTTTAATAAACTTGATCAACAAAGCAGTGGTGGTCAAGGTGCCAATCGTGGTGCTGGTGAAACTCAGCATGAATTAACTAAACGAACTTTGCAACAACGAATCAATCAATTGCGTCACCAGCTGCAAGAAATCGCCAAAGAAAACACTACTCAAAGTCGTGCGCGACAACGTTCTGGCTTACCGTTAGTTGCTTTTGTCGGTTACACCAATGCCGGAAAATCAACAACTTTCAACGGCCTACTAGATTTATTTGGTGAGAAAACTGCTAATCGAAATTTAGTCAAAGATCAGTTATTTGCAACACTGGATACTTCGATTCGTCGTTTAGATTTCAAGGATAATAAATCTTTTCTAATCAGTGATACGGTTGGCTTCATTAATGACTTACCTGCTGACTTACTTGAGGCTTTCAAAACTACTTTGGAAACTGTCAACGAAGCTGATTTATTGATTCAAGTTGTCGATCTTAGTCATTCAGAATATAAGAAGATGATGGCTGCCACTGAAAAAACTTTACAACAAATCGGAGCTGGCAACATTCCAATGCTTTATGCATACAATAAAGCGGATAAGTTACACTTAACTTATCCGCTCAGTGAAGGTGGCCAATTAACTTATAGTGCTATTGACCAGAACTCTTTAATTAAATTAGTTGCTTTGATTAAAAACCAGTTATTCGGTAATTATCAACAACATGATTACTTAATTCCTTTTCAAGCTAGCCGTTTCCTAGAAGAATTCAACCAACAAGCAAACATTTTAGAAACTAGTTACACCGCTGCAGGAACTTTATTGAAAGCTGAGGTTTCCCCAAAGCTAGCTCAGAAGTTTGTTCAATTTCAACAGTAA
- a CDS encoding DUF6681 family protein, protein MFSIIGMINSYLGYINMNVRLKNLVYTVLGSVGDFYLLYVAYRFFSNGFWPQGALFVLAFLVLGYLAYLNLIYYITKKNSKLDFTPWLEKTLHLKPRQVPTEVNNSRRPQPGFVQTNGLFNNEKVLPAEISSTLQEQHALQQIVQQLAAQNYLKLDYGGIDDNQILRTAKAGQTFATLNQPIALPYYELQHQGEKLFLVGGVNQMEKKVLGQIKTVGLMPVAAASQRYQLFAATATVQGGPIKFAGRSSVMVEQRPYTVKLQLAYRSKTEPKH, encoded by the coding sequence ATGTTTAGCATTATTGGGATGATCAATAGTTACTTAGGCTATATTAATATGAATGTACGCCTGAAAAACCTAGTCTATACGGTACTGGGATCAGTTGGTGACTTCTACCTGCTCTATGTAGCTTATCGTTTCTTTTCAAATGGTTTTTGGCCGCAAGGTGCGTTGTTTGTTTTAGCCTTTTTGGTTTTAGGGTACTTAGCCTATTTGAATTTGATTTATTATATTACTAAAAAAAATTCAAAATTAGATTTTACACCCTGGCTAGAAAAAACACTGCATTTGAAACCACGGCAGGTACCAACCGAAGTCAACAATTCACGTCGACCACAGCCAGGATTTGTTCAGACTAATGGTTTATTCAACAATGAGAAAGTTTTACCCGCAGAAATTAGCAGCACATTGCAGGAACAACATGCACTGCAGCAAATTGTGCAGCAATTGGCCGCTCAGAATTACCTTAAGCTGGATTACGGGGGCATTGATGATAATCAAATTCTGCGAACTGCTAAAGCTGGCCAGACGTTTGCCACTTTGAATCAACCGATTGCATTGCCATATTATGAATTGCAGCATCAAGGCGAAAAATTATTTTTAGTTGGTGGTGTTAATCAGATGGAAAAGAAAGTTTTAGGACAAATAAAAACCGTTGGCTTGATGCCTGTTGCGGCGGCAAGCCAACGATATCAATTGTTTGCAGCAACTGCTACTGTTCAAGGTGGACCAATTAAGTTTGCTGGTCGTTCTAGTGTTATGGTTGAGCAACGGCCATATACAGTCAAACTGCAATTGGCGTATCGTTCTAAAACTGAACCCAAACACTAG
- a CDS encoding Fur family transcriptional regulator: MIDVAVKILQKNRYRITKQRLSLLEYLSHFQSQYVNITTVDHYMHQQYPGMSHNTIYRNIKEFEEMGIVEQRVRDGNAVVKFQCDFTQQHHHHFICRNCGKVQELKMCPLDFFQEQLPGCEIQDHHFELYGLCAECANLAKTSNK, from the coding sequence ATGATAGATGTTGCTGTAAAAATATTACAAAAAAATCGTTACCGCATCACCAAACAGCGACTAAGCTTGTTGGAATATCTTAGTCATTTTCAATCACAGTATGTCAACATTACAACAGTTGACCATTATATGCATCAGCAATATCCAGGAATGAGTCATAATACAATTTATCGTAATATTAAAGAGTTTGAAGAAATGGGAATCGTCGAACAGCGAGTTAGAGATGGCAATGCTGTTGTCAAATTTCAGTGTGATTTCACGCAGCAACACCACCACCACTTTATTTGTCGTAATTGTGGTAAAGTACAGGAACTTAAGATGTGTCCGTTGGATTTCTTTCAGGAGCAGTTACCAGGATGTGAAATTCAAGATCATCATTTTGAGCTTTACGGTTTGTGTGCAGAATGTGCAAATTTAGCAAAAACTTCAAATAAATAG
- a CDS encoding AAA family ATPase has translation MKRLLILCGAPGSGKTRISNYLQQQYKFSRVITHTTRPARPAEVAGQDYYFESELSFKKHHYFERVVYDQYHYGSSREGLEQAWNKSDNAVIVLDTKGALTYCQQLPEQTICCYITVSTPQILLQRVEHREVTGKKHLQSQEGQRDLQIPVELKDKCQVLINDEWQQTVKNLERVLKRNGLLSEV, from the coding sequence ATGAAGCGACTTTTGATTCTTTGTGGAGCACCTGGTTCGGGAAAGACCCGAATTAGTAATTATTTACAACAGCAATACAAGTTCAGTCGAGTTATTACTCATACCACCCGTCCCGCTCGTCCAGCTGAGGTAGCTGGGCAGGATTATTATTTTGAAAGCGAATTGTCGTTTAAAAAACACCATTATTTTGAAAGGGTGGTCTATGATCAATACCATTACGGTTCTTCACGTGAAGGACTTGAACAAGCTTGGAATAAAAGTGACAATGCAGTTATTGTTTTAGATACAAAGGGAGCCTTGACATATTGTCAACAATTGCCGGAACAAACGATTTGTTGTTATATAACAGTAAGTACGCCGCAAATTTTATTACAGCGAGTAGAACACCGAGAAGTTACTGGGAAAAAACATCTTCAAAGTCAAGAGGGACAACGTGATTTGCAAATACCTGTGGAATTAAAAGATAAGTGTCAAGTATTGATTAATGATGAATGGCAGCAAACGGTGAAAAACTTAGAACGGGTGCTAAAACGAAACGGGTTATTGTCTGAAGTTTAA
- a CDS encoding methyl-accepting chemotaxis protein → MQMQKKKSINKAIFTTVLAVSFIPILILVTVLYFKTRDLLIERNQINEASAAKVLIDSKNNMRNSVEQELQQVANFPEFQKNNLSQIRSKLKTVKNSNLDITGIGFATDTGKTVMFQKLPAGYDPRTRAWYKGAVSDNGKVFWTTPYRDVTTGKITVTASVLVHSSNNQTGVLYMDASYKDVNHSISGLKVGRTGRVALVAKNGTVITSKAAKSSDALKTGDNIRQTTLFKKIAASNKVSGTIIVPDKVYAKKVYFNKGSANSPTWAIAQVKQTDLSRELHTLLVTSAIAALIMLILILLDSTFATKLVREIVAIFSKRFEQQAVGKIEEIPTFENRPALLNFEQLAAKVCSPNPAGNEINRASAQYNQMVASLDTLIQEIHHQSDQVADGAESILKLSQQTNKATEEVAQAITGIAQVTTSQAQETSNSVTQLHSLADIITDMHQNVTTINDKSQESAKINQENINIVNHVGKTMQSEMQQMEKLKTNMEATNDSIQNITKIIAVINDISHQTNLLALNASIEAASAGESGKGFAVVATEIRKLSEQSKTSTKNIANIIEKIRQQSTEMVKQTAASLNGGKKQADLIQKSVNSSQEVFDRSNLMIAGIKKLAETSQQIEKVQTTVLENLENISASTEENSAGTEEVSANSEEVQATMDEFTNHIANLKKTATSLDEMLKNFKVIKY, encoded by the coding sequence ATGCAAATGCAAAAAAAGAAAAGTATCAATAAGGCTATTTTTACAACCGTCTTAGCTGTCTCGTTCATTCCAATTTTAATTTTGGTAACCGTTCTTTATTTTAAAACACGTGATTTATTAATCGAGCGCAACCAGATTAATGAAGCAAGTGCCGCAAAAGTTTTGATTGATTCTAAAAATAATATGCGAAACTCAGTCGAACAAGAGTTACAACAAGTTGCTAATTTCCCGGAATTTCAAAAAAACAACCTCAGTCAGATTCGATCAAAACTAAAAACTGTAAAAAACTCTAATCTAGATATTACCGGCATCGGCTTTGCCACCGACACAGGAAAAACGGTAATGTTTCAAAAGCTTCCCGCCGGCTACGATCCACGGACACGTGCTTGGTATAAAGGAGCTGTTAGTGATAATGGTAAAGTTTTCTGGACAACACCTTATCGTGATGTTACCACTGGAAAAATTACAGTAACTGCATCAGTTCTTGTCCATAGTTCCAACAATCAAACCGGTGTTTTATACATGGATGCTTCCTATAAAGATGTTAACCACTCCATTTCCGGCTTAAAGGTTGGTCGCACCGGTCGAGTAGCATTAGTTGCTAAAAACGGAACAGTGATTACCTCAAAGGCCGCTAAAAGTAGCGATGCCCTAAAAACAGGAGATAACATCCGCCAAACAACACTTTTTAAAAAAATTGCTGCTTCTAACAAAGTATCTGGTACAATAATCGTTCCAGATAAAGTCTACGCTAAAAAAGTCTATTTTAATAAAGGAAGTGCTAATAGTCCTACTTGGGCGATTGCTCAAGTCAAACAAACTGATTTGAGTCGTGAATTGCACACACTTTTGGTGACTTCAGCTATCGCAGCTTTAATCATGCTGATTCTTATCTTGTTAGATTCTACCTTTGCTACCAAATTAGTGCGAGAGATTGTCGCCATCTTCAGCAAACGTTTTGAACAACAAGCAGTTGGAAAAATCGAAGAAATTCCGACTTTTGAAAACAGACCGGCTCTGCTAAATTTTGAACAATTGGCTGCCAAAGTCTGTAGCCCTAATCCAGCTGGCAATGAAATCAATCGTGCTTCCGCCCAGTATAATCAAATGGTGGCTTCCTTAGATACTTTAATTCAAGAAATTCATCATCAGAGTGACCAAGTTGCTGATGGGGCTGAGTCAATTCTAAAATTATCCCAGCAGACTAATAAGGCCACTGAAGAAGTTGCTCAAGCTATTACGGGTATCGCCCAAGTCACAACTTCGCAAGCTCAAGAAACAAGCAATAGCGTAACGCAACTGCACAGTCTTGCAGATATTATTACCGACATGCATCAAAACGTTACAACGATTAATGATAAGTCACAAGAATCTGCTAAAATCAATCAAGAAAATATCAATATTGTCAATCATGTTGGTAAGACGATGCAAAGTGAAATGCAGCAGATGGAAAAACTAAAAACCAATATGGAAGCAACTAACGATAGTATCCAAAATATCACCAAAATTATCGCTGTCATTAATGACATCTCTCATCAAACTAACTTGTTAGCTTTAAATGCATCAATCGAAGCAGCTAGTGCTGGAGAATCAGGTAAAGGTTTTGCCGTCGTAGCAACTGAAATTCGGAAATTATCCGAACAAAGTAAAACTTCAACTAAAAACATTGCTAATATTATTGAAAAAATTCGTCAGCAATCAACAGAAATGGTTAAACAAACAGCTGCGTCCTTAAATGGTGGAAAGAAGCAAGCTGATTTGATCCAAAAATCAGTTAATTCTTCGCAAGAAGTTTTTGATCGTAGTAATCTAATGATTGCAGGTATCAAAAAGTTAGCCGAAACCAGTCAACAGATTGAAAAAGTTCAAACGACCGTTTTGGAGAATCTTGAAAATATCTCTGCTTCAACTGAAGAAAATTCAGCTGGTACCGAAGAGGTTTCTGCCAATTCGGAAGAAGTTCAAGCAACAATGGATGAATTTACCAATCATATTGCTAATTTGAAAAAGACTGCAACTTCACTTGATGAAATGTTGAAAAACTTCAAAGTTATTAAATACTAA
- a CDS encoding APC family permease: MSLKERIFKKESLARYLDKDGRLVKSMGALDLIALGIGAVIGTGIFILPGTVAALHSGPAIILSFVVAAIVCSTSAMCYAEFSSALPIAGSAYSFGNVIFGEIVGWFLGWALILEYMLAVAAVSTGWAAYFSSFLSGFGIHLPQAISGYFDPAHGTYINLVAILIVLLISFILSLGVKTSVRFNNLIVILKIAIIIVFLLVGMFYVKPANWHPFLPFGVSGVFKGASLVFFAYLGFDAVSASAAEVKNPKKNMPVGILGTLIICTILYILVSIVLTGMVSYTKLNVANPVSFALQLVNQNWVAGIISLGALAGMFTMMVTMIFSSSRLIYSIGRDGLLPKFLGEVSPKHHIPANAMLIVTLIICLMGGFVSLDQLTNLVNIGTLIAFTFVSLGIIPLRKRQDIPNDGFKVPFYPVLPIISVILCVLMMTQLSAETWIASIIWFIFGMIIYFAYGIKHSQLAK, encoded by the coding sequence TTGAGTTTAAAAGAACGAATCTTTAAAAAAGAAAGCCTGGCACGTTATTTAGATAAAGATGGCCGCTTAGTTAAATCAATGGGCGCACTTGACTTGATAGCACTTGGAATTGGTGCTGTTATTGGAACCGGAATTTTCATTCTCCCAGGAACTGTTGCTGCACTACATAGTGGTCCGGCAATTATCCTTTCTTTTGTTGTTGCTGCAATTGTTTGCTCAACTTCAGCCATGTGCTATGCCGAATTTTCATCAGCTTTACCAATTGCTGGTAGTGCTTATTCTTTCGGCAATGTTATCTTTGGTGAAATTGTTGGCTGGTTTCTCGGCTGGGCTTTAATTTTAGAATACATGCTCGCCGTTGCCGCCGTTTCCACCGGCTGGGCAGCTTATTTTAGCTCTTTTTTAAGTGGATTCGGAATTCATCTTCCACAAGCTATCAGTGGTTATTTCGACCCAGCTCATGGAACCTATATTAACTTAGTAGCTATTTTAATTGTTTTATTGATTTCTTTTATTCTATCTTTAGGGGTTAAAACTTCTGTGCGCTTTAATAATTTAATTGTCATTTTAAAAATTGCCATTATTATTGTGTTCCTGCTGGTGGGAATGTTTTATGTTAAACCTGCTAATTGGCATCCCTTCTTACCTTTTGGAGTCAGTGGCGTCTTTAAAGGAGCTAGCTTAGTTTTCTTCGCTTATCTTGGTTTTGATGCTGTTTCTGCTTCCGCTGCCGAAGTTAAAAACCCTAAAAAGAATATGCCAGTCGGAATACTAGGAACTTTAATTATTTGTACGATCCTTTATATTTTAGTTTCGATTGTGCTAACCGGAATGGTTTCTTACACTAAATTAAACGTTGCTAACCCAGTATCTTTTGCCCTTCAGCTTGTCAATCAAAATTGGGTTGCCGGAATTATCTCGTTGGGCGCTTTAGCCGGCATGTTTACTATGATGGTTACCATGATTTTCAGTAGTTCCCGTTTAATTTATTCAATCGGCCGTGATGGTTTGCTGCCAAAATTTTTAGGCGAAGTCAGCCCTAAACATCACATTCCAGCAAATGCTATGTTAATTGTCACTTTAATCATCTGCTTAATGGGTGGATTTGTTTCACTCGATCAATTAACTAACTTAGTTAATATTGGTACCTTAATTGCCTTTACTTTTGTTTCATTGGGTATTATCCCATTGCGTAAGCGCCAAGACATTCCCAATGATGGTTTTAAAGTTCCATTCTATCCAGTCTTACCAATTATTTCTGTCATTCTTTGTGTATTAATGATGACCCAACTGTCAGCAGAAACTTGGATTGCTTCGATTATCTGGTTTATTTTTGGAATGATCATCTACTTTGCTTACGGTATTAAACATAGTCAGCTAGCCAAATAA